A single region of the Paludibacter jiangxiensis genome encodes:
- the rpmB gene encoding 50S ribosomal protein L28: MAKTCQITGKKAMTGNNVSHSKRRTKRVFDVNLFTRKFYWVEQDCWISLKVSAAGLRTINKIGLNAAIKKAAEKGYLYV; encoded by the coding sequence ATGGCAAAGACTTGTCAAATTACCGGAAAAAAAGCAATGACAGGAAACAACGTTTCTCACTCGAAGCGTCGCACAAAACGCGTTTTTGATGTAAACCTGTTTACACGTAAGTTCTATTGGGTAGAACAAGATTGCTGGATTAGCCTGAAAGTATCGGCTGCCGGACTGCGCACGATTAACAAAATCGGTTTAAATGCTGCCATTAAGAAAGCAGCTGAAAAAGGGTATTTATACGTATAA